A window from Chitinophaga filiformis encodes these proteins:
- a CDS encoding glycan-binding surface protein, protein MTHYISATIRNMKWVLFFILPVALSLFVSCSKDESHSGVPIVSSVTLLDSTKQDSAFVRALPGTLILITGQNLGGITQVDFNGKSAYFNPTYNTDTRLIITIPDNAPTEATDPHVPNTIRIVTTHGETAYSFVVDIPPPSIAAISNENALAGDSLIIYGSSLWLIDKIVFPGGREVTAFAANEAGTRVGLIMPDLGTDTGRLVIHAKYGSTMSDGPLNDHESGDVISNLTNSGETGETPVFNWGWWGANRTNDATLFPGTRGSYLQNIFGGVGANDGAWWNGNRSGNFSDINTMFTADIMTQQASNYALKFEINTKEPWTAGINLIRFGDNYAYRFMPWSGAANSKFDTDDKWVTVTINLSAFKAAADGKEGTGAGAVTMGDLLKPGGVVAFGYRFITEDAPVDVYNAAFDNFRIIKVR, encoded by the coding sequence ATGACTCACTATATATCAGCCACTATCAGAAATATGAAATGGGTACTTTTCTTTATCCTGCCGGTGGCGCTTTCCCTGTTCGTATCCTGTTCAAAAGATGAGAGCCATTCAGGTGTGCCTATTGTCAGCAGCGTTACCCTGCTGGATTCCACCAAACAGGACAGCGCCTTTGTAAGGGCTTTACCGGGTACGCTGATACTGATCACAGGTCAGAACCTGGGCGGCATCACGCAGGTAGATTTCAACGGGAAGAGTGCATACTTTAATCCGACATACAACACCGATACACGCCTGATCATCACTATACCCGACAATGCACCGACAGAAGCAACAGATCCGCATGTTCCCAATACGATCCGTATTGTGACCACACATGGTGAAACCGCCTACTCTTTTGTTGTAGACATACCACCGCCATCCATTGCAGCTATCTCGAACGAAAATGCACTTGCCGGCGATTCCCTGATCATTTATGGGTCCAGTCTCTGGCTCATTGACAAGATCGTTTTCCCCGGCGGCAGAGAGGTTACTGCATTTGCGGCCAACGAAGCAGGCACCAGGGTTGGGCTGATCATGCCAGACCTGGGCACAGATACCGGCAGACTGGTGATCCATGCAAAATATGGCAGCACTATGTCTGACGGACCTTTAAACGACCACGAAAGCGGTGATGTAATCAGCAACCTGACCAATTCCGGTGAAACAGGAGAAACGCCTGTGTTCAACTGGGGATGGTGGGGCGCTAACAGAACAAACGATGCAACACTCTTCCCCGGTACAAGGGGAAGCTACCTCCAGAACATCTTCGGTGGTGTAGGCGCAAACGACGGGGCATGGTGGAACGGCAACCGTTCCGGCAATTTCTCCGATATCAACACCATGTTCACTGCAGACATCATGACACAACAGGCTTCCAACTACGCCCTGAAGTTTGAGATCAACACGAAGGAACCGTGGACTGCCGGCATTAACCTGATCCGCTTCGGCGATAACTACGCTTACCGCTTCATGCCCTGGTCAGGCGCAGCCAACAGCAAATTTGATACAGACGATAAATGGGTAACCGTTACGATCAATTTAAGTGCCTTTAAGGCAGCAGCCGATGGTAAGGAAGGAACAGGTGCAGGTGCTGTGACCATGGGAGATCTGCTGAAACCCGGCGGTGTTGTAGCATTCGGTTATCGCTTTATCACAGAAGATGCTCCTGTTGATGTATACAATGCTGCTTTCGACAATTTCAGAATTATCAAGGTCAGATAG
- a CDS encoding SusC/RagA family TonB-linked outer membrane protein: MTGRSYLMVWAMIFFWALSMPARAQQQSGGERTVSGTVTSRQTGNPVPGASIIIKGTKKGTTTDDKGHFTIQAAPGQVISIASMGFMPRDVKTGNSGTVSVSLEDDYRKLNDVVVVGYGTMKKRDQSSAQVSISAADADRTINTTIDQAIQGRAAGVYVTQNSGQPGGGISVNIRGVNTLSGTNEPLYVVDGVQIQPSTVSYGNTSSVNALAGINPADIASYDILQGPSATAIYGSRATNGVVLITTKRGKSGQVKLSYNYLYTLQDKPDDITTMSLSQFAEMNNEIARLLNRTPTPEFQNPGVLGQGTNWQNALFKTAPLQKHQVNLSGGSDKTTYYMSGEYFKQDGVAVGSNFNRYSFRLNLDNQAFTWLKLSTSLNFYQTKEKLSATSEDVVRNAINLAPNIPVKNPDGSWGGATENEYGGNAKYAPLNPVAIANLVRNDYKRTGGLGGASAEINIIKGLTFRTSFNGNFEYADGSKFTPTYRLGYNVNEKASLAISNNRNFYWNLNELLQYNRDLGKHSFSVMVSHEAQAWNNQGFSAQRVGFASNDIPSLNLGDALGQTTGSYKSSGALESYLGRINYTYDNKYILQLAGRADGSSNFGVDNRWGYFPSVSVAWRLSGENFMKELPFINELKIRAEIGTTGNNGSGGAQYSSLTAVTTPWGAGFRTGQYGNAGLKWESTETKNIGFNLSVLKDRIQLEGDYYIKKTNNLLMPNPLPAYMGTQGEGAINPPVVNIGAMQNKGFGITLNTVNIDNRSGFSWRSNFNISSFKTKITKFYSDAAFLSRSAWYMNNFTSRSAIGIAPWQFYGYISDGLFQSVDEINNSAIPAQSDGTRLPVSKDGGVWVGDVKYKDLNGDKIIDSRDQTYIGNPWPKLTFGFTNTFSYKGFDLSILVTGVQGNDIFNYLRFETTNPNNINLGRNLLQESFGYARISDEGGKTVLLNPGTKVPRIVGNDVNGNGNRFTNLFVEDGSYIRIKNVQLGYTIPSSLIRHQSVVRSVRLSAGVQNLATFTKYKGYDPEVGAYLGKEVQLNSQLIGVDAGRYPLTRLYSASVAVDF, encoded by the coding sequence ATGACTGGAAGATCATACCTGATGGTATGGGCCATGATCTTCTTTTGGGCTTTAAGTATGCCAGCCCGGGCACAGCAGCAATCCGGCGGTGAACGGACTGTTTCCGGAACAGTCACCTCCAGACAAACAGGCAACCCCGTTCCGGGCGCCTCCATTATTATTAAGGGGACAAAAAAAGGAACCACAACTGATGACAAAGGACATTTTACTATTCAGGCAGCTCCCGGCCAGGTAATCAGTATTGCCTCTATGGGTTTTATGCCCCGGGACGTCAAGACAGGCAATTCCGGCACTGTCAGCGTCTCATTGGAAGACGACTACCGCAAGCTGAACGACGTAGTCGTGGTAGGTTATGGTACCATGAAGAAAAGGGACCAGAGCAGCGCCCAGGTATCTATCAGCGCTGCTGACGCAGACCGTACCATCAATACGACCATCGACCAGGCCATCCAGGGCCGTGCAGCCGGTGTATACGTAACCCAGAACTCCGGGCAACCGGGTGGAGGGATCTCCGTAAATATCCGGGGGGTGAATACCCTCAGCGGCACCAATGAGCCTTTATACGTAGTGGATGGGGTACAGATCCAGCCGTCTACCGTGTCTTATGGCAATACCAGCTCTGTGAATGCACTGGCGGGTATCAATCCGGCAGACATTGCATCGTACGACATCCTGCAGGGACCTTCCGCCACCGCGATATATGGCTCCCGTGCTACCAATGGAGTGGTGCTGATCACTACCAAAAGAGGAAAGTCCGGCCAGGTGAAGCTGTCCTACAATTATCTCTATACCCTTCAGGACAAACCCGACGACATCACCACCATGAGCCTCTCGCAGTTTGCTGAAATGAACAATGAAATTGCGCGGCTGCTGAACCGCACCCCTACGCCTGAGTTCCAGAATCCCGGCGTATTAGGACAAGGCACCAACTGGCAGAACGCACTCTTTAAAACAGCCCCCCTGCAGAAACACCAGGTGAACCTGAGCGGAGGCTCCGACAAGACCACTTATTACATGTCGGGTGAATACTTCAAACAGGATGGTGTGGCCGTCGGCTCCAATTTCAACCGCTACTCCTTCCGCCTCAACCTGGACAACCAGGCATTTACATGGCTGAAATTGAGCACCTCACTGAACTTCTACCAGACAAAAGAAAAACTGTCTGCCACCAGTGAGGACGTGGTTAGGAACGCCATCAACCTGGCGCCCAATATTCCTGTGAAAAACCCGGATGGCAGCTGGGGTGGCGCTACGGAAAACGAATATGGCGGCAACGCAAAATATGCACCGCTCAATCCTGTAGCGATCGCCAACCTGGTACGCAATGATTATAAACGTACCGGCGGATTGGGAGGAGCCAGTGCAGAAATAAATATCATCAAGGGACTGACCTTCCGCACCAGCTTCAATGGCAACTTTGAATATGCCGATGGCAGCAAATTCACGCCTACCTACCGCTTAGGGTACAATGTCAATGAGAAAGCTTCGCTGGCCATCAGCAACAACAGGAATTTCTACTGGAACCTCAACGAACTGTTGCAATACAACAGGGACCTGGGCAAACACAGTTTCAGCGTGATGGTGAGCCACGAAGCACAGGCCTGGAACAACCAGGGCTTCTCTGCACAACGTGTCGGTTTTGCCAGCAATGATATTCCTTCCCTGAACCTGGGCGACGCCTTAGGACAAACCACCGGCAGCTATAAGAGTTCAGGTGCGTTAGAGTCTTACCTCGGTCGTATCAACTACACCTACGATAATAAATACATCCTGCAACTGGCGGGAAGGGCAGATGGTTCCTCCAACTTCGGTGTAGACAACAGGTGGGGTTATTTCCCTTCCGTGTCTGTTGCCTGGCGACTGAGCGGCGAAAACTTCATGAAAGAGCTGCCATTTATCAATGAACTGAAGATCCGCGCTGAAATTGGTACTACCGGTAACAATGGCAGCGGCGGCGCACAATACTCTTCCCTGACTGCCGTAACCACGCCATGGGGCGCAGGCTTCCGCACCGGGCAATATGGTAACGCAGGCCTTAAATGGGAATCGACCGAAACAAAGAACATCGGCTTTAACCTGAGCGTACTGAAAGACAGGATACAGCTGGAAGGCGACTACTATATCAAGAAAACAAACAACCTGCTGATGCCTAACCCGCTCCCTGCCTATATGGGTACACAGGGCGAAGGCGCTATCAATCCTCCTGTAGTGAATATCGGCGCCATGCAGAACAAAGGTTTCGGTATTACGCTGAATACGGTGAATATCGATAATCGCAGCGGTTTCTCCTGGAGATCAAACTTCAACATCTCCTCCTTCAAAACCAAGATCACCAAGTTCTATTCAGATGCAGCCTTCCTGTCCCGCTCTGCCTGGTACATGAATAACTTCACCTCACGCTCTGCAATAGGCATCGCGCCATGGCAGTTCTACGGTTACATTTCCGATGGATTGTTCCAGTCTGTAGATGAGATCAACAACAGCGCCATTCCTGCACAATCGGATGGTACCCGCTTACCGGTATCAAAAGATGGTGGTGTGTGGGTTGGAGATGTGAAATACAAAGACCTTAACGGGGACAAGATCATCGACTCGCGCGACCAGACCTATATCGGTAATCCATGGCCCAAGCTGACATTCGGTTTTACCAATACTTTCTCCTATAAAGGATTTGATCTCAGCATACTGGTGACCGGCGTACAGGGCAATGACATTTTCAACTACCTGCGTTTTGAAACTACCAATCCAAACAACATCAACCTGGGCCGCAACCTGCTGCAGGAATCATTCGGCTATGCACGCATCTCCGACGAAGGCGGCAAAACAGTATTACTGAATCCCGGTACAAAGGTGCCGAGAATTGTAGGTAACGATGTAAATGGTAACGGCAACCGTTTCACTAACCTCTTCGTAGAAGACGGCTCATATATCAGGATCAAAAATGTGCAACTGGGGTATACCATTCCATCCTCACTCATCAGGCATCAGTCTGTAGTAAGAAGCGTCCGCTTATCTGCAGGCGTACAGAACCTGGCCACTTTCACAAAGTATAAAGGATACGATCCTGAAGTGGGCGCCTATCTTGGAAAAGAAGTACAGTTAAACAGTCAGCTGATCGGTGTGGACGCCGGCCGCTATCCGTTAACCAGGTTATATTCTGCAAGTGTAGCTGTTGATTTTTAA
- a CDS encoding hybrid sensor histidine kinase/response regulator transcription factor, protein MKLLLIPLLLLVSYAYPQQPTYQFSSLNVNNGLSHNQVNYIYKDAKGFLWFGTMSGLNRYDGYSFKIFRHNVGDANSLSDDYITGIYPAPDNRLYIKTRNGDNIYDPVREQFSDAAKWLSRKGLPGLYVNSVAQTGNTWWVSYTGGGLYKIDSTGHATKILIPGSGNITITDLKKDAQNRLAILYTNGRVEKLDVSNNRIVYRNDRIIPLIEKQPAALRFFIDAQDDMWIYMPENDFGVIYLDPRKGTVRQLSSRNGALNNDIVNSIVQDDKNLIWIGTDHGGVNLVNKSDFSSRFLLNKEEDPKSVAENAIYALYKDNFGIVWCGTYKRGISYFTENMLKFPLYKHNMSDKQSLSYNDVNCFAEDKKGNIWIGTNGGGLIYYDRSTGTYTRHQHNPADDNSISKDVIVSLYVDEHDNLWIGYYFGGMDYYNKGRITHYQHNEKNPNSLGNKTVWKIYRDKRNNFWAGTLGGGLDRFDHGNSIFYHNNVNQPASVHSNFITAFAEDKKGNLWIATAYGIDVLDNSKGIFVHYLTTTHQLSNDNVFSLLYDRNGHMWAGTRSGLNVFDEATQTFKSFTVKDGLPDNNIISILEDNEGYLWVSTSNGLSRVAVKEGPDGQLSISCRNYDDKDGLQGKAFNVNAACKLRSGELIFGGADGFNLFNPASLPQNTNKPAIVLTGLQLSNKTVEVNEKVGRRVILPASLSETKEIVLKYNENDFSIDFAALNFINTDKNQYAYKLENFNNEWLTTDGKTRRITYTNINPGTYTLLLKAANEDGYWNEEGISLKIRIKPPFWKTPLAYVLYLVLVVSILLLLRRRVIRRAHTRFVLEQERKEAQRMHELDMMKIKLFTNVSHEFRTPVSLILAPMEEIISQTKEQDDRNKFQLIYRNAKRLLNLVNQLMDFRRMEMHELKLDPVRGDIAGFIKDVACSFTDLAERKRINFSYQSSCSQLYTSFDHDKIERILFNLLSNAFKFTPQGGTVTVEMTTSATGDTTWTEIRVKDTGIGIPPERHEKVFEQFFQSDMPGGFVNRGSGIGLAITKEFVKLSNGTITVESEVNKGSCFIVKLPFELSREQAPQVEPVLVASAVPISTPEDGLLPATADLHETATGKQTILLIEDNDDFRFYLKENLKAYFNIIEAADGGAGWQKTLSGHPDLVVSDINMPVMDGVELCGKIKHDNRTRHIPVILLTAMAGEEEQLKGLETGAADYMVKPFNFEIMLSRIRNLLARQTLVKHVIGAPETADEEHVPSPNEKFLEKVLAIVEKNLSNAGFSVEELSRELCMNRVSVYRRIFSLTGQTPVEFIRTVRLKKAAQLLSKTEMNVTEVAYEVGFNNPKYFTKYFKMAYNMLPSAYVACMRK, encoded by the coding sequence ATGAAACTACTACTGATTCCACTGTTATTGCTGGTGAGCTATGCCTATCCACAACAGCCTACTTACCAGTTCTCTTCTTTGAATGTGAACAATGGCCTATCCCACAACCAGGTCAATTACATCTACAAAGACGCTAAAGGCTTTTTGTGGTTTGGAACAATGAGCGGATTGAACCGTTATGACGGTTATTCCTTTAAGATATTCAGACATAACGTAGGGGACGCCAATTCCCTGAGCGATGACTATATCACGGGCATTTATCCCGCGCCGGATAACCGCCTGTATATCAAAACCCGCAACGGCGACAATATCTACGACCCGGTCAGGGAACAATTCTCGGATGCGGCCAAATGGTTGTCGCGGAAAGGACTGCCGGGCTTGTATGTCAACAGTGTTGCACAAACAGGCAATACCTGGTGGGTCTCCTATACAGGAGGCGGTTTGTACAAAATAGACAGTACCGGGCATGCCACCAAGATCCTCATTCCAGGTTCGGGCAATATTACCATCACTGACCTGAAGAAAGATGCACAAAACAGGCTGGCCATCCTCTATACCAATGGCAGGGTGGAAAAACTGGATGTCAGCAATAACAGGATCGTTTACCGCAACGACCGTATTATCCCCCTGATAGAAAAACAACCTGCTGCGCTGCGCTTCTTTATAGATGCACAGGATGATATGTGGATCTATATGCCGGAAAATGACTTTGGCGTCATCTACCTCGATCCGCGGAAAGGAACGGTCAGGCAATTGTCAAGCAGGAACGGCGCTTTAAATAACGACATCGTTAACAGCATTGTGCAGGACGATAAAAACCTCATCTGGATAGGCACGGATCATGGAGGCGTCAATCTGGTGAATAAAAGCGACTTCTCTTCCCGCTTCCTGCTGAACAAGGAAGAAGACCCTAAAAGCGTTGCTGAAAATGCCATTTATGCACTCTACAAAGATAATTTCGGCATCGTATGGTGTGGCACCTATAAAAGAGGTATCAGTTATTTTACAGAGAACATGCTGAAATTCCCGCTCTATAAACATAACATGAGCGATAAACAGAGCCTCAGCTACAATGATGTGAACTGCTTTGCCGAAGACAAAAAAGGAAATATCTGGATCGGTACCAATGGAGGCGGCCTTATTTACTACGATCGCAGCACCGGTACATATACCCGGCATCAACACAATCCTGCGGATGACAACAGTATCAGTAAAGACGTTATCGTCAGCCTTTACGTGGATGAACATGACAACCTGTGGATCGGGTACTATTTCGGGGGAATGGACTATTACAACAAAGGCCGGATCACCCATTATCAGCACAATGAAAAGAATCCCAACAGTCTTGGCAACAAGACCGTCTGGAAAATATACAGGGATAAGCGTAACAATTTCTGGGCAGGTACCCTCGGCGGCGGATTAGACAGGTTTGATCACGGCAACAGCATTTTCTACCATAATAATGTGAATCAACCTGCTTCCGTTCATTCCAACTTCATCACCGCCTTTGCGGAAGATAAAAAAGGGAATCTCTGGATAGCCACCGCTTATGGCATTGATGTACTGGACAATTCCAAAGGCATCTTTGTACATTATCTCACCACCACCCACCAGCTAAGCAATGATAATGTGTTCTCCCTGCTCTACGACCGGAATGGGCACATGTGGGCAGGTACGCGTTCCGGCCTCAATGTATTCGACGAAGCCACACAGACATTTAAGTCGTTTACGGTAAAAGACGGGCTGCCCGACAATAATATCATCAGCATACTGGAAGACAATGAGGGCTATCTCTGGGTCAGTACCTCTAACGGATTGAGCAGGGTGGCGGTAAAGGAAGGTCCTGACGGACAGCTCAGCATCAGCTGCCGGAATTATGATGATAAAGACGGCCTGCAGGGAAAAGCCTTCAACGTCAATGCCGCCTGTAAGCTCCGTTCAGGCGAACTGATATTTGGTGGCGCCGATGGGTTCAACCTCTTCAATCCTGCATCCCTGCCACAAAATACCAATAAGCCCGCCATTGTATTAACAGGTCTGCAGCTGTCCAACAAGACGGTAGAGGTCAATGAAAAGGTGGGCCGCCGCGTTATCCTGCCGGCATCCCTGTCAGAGACCAAAGAGATCGTGCTGAAATACAATGAGAATGATTTCTCTATTGATTTTGCAGCCTTAAACTTCATCAATACCGACAAAAACCAGTATGCCTACAAGCTGGAGAATTTCAACAACGAATGGCTGACCACCGACGGTAAGACAAGACGTATCACTTACACCAATATCAATCCCGGTACTTATACCCTCTTACTGAAAGCCGCCAATGAAGACGGCTACTGGAACGAGGAAGGTATTTCCCTGAAGATCCGCATCAAGCCACCCTTCTGGAAAACGCCCCTGGCCTACGTCCTCTACCTGGTACTGGTGGTATCCATATTGCTGCTGCTGAGAAGAAGGGTGATCAGGCGGGCCCATACCCGCTTCGTGCTTGAACAGGAAAGAAAGGAAGCGCAGCGCATGCACGAGCTGGATATGATGAAGATCAAGCTGTTCACAAATGTCAGCCACGAGTTCCGTACTCCCGTGTCGCTGATATTGGCGCCTATGGAAGAGATCATCAGTCAGACAAAGGAACAGGACGACAGGAACAAGTTCCAGCTCATTTACCGCAACGCCAAACGCTTACTGAACCTCGTCAACCAGCTGATGGACTTCCGGAGGATGGAGATGCACGAGCTGAAACTCGACCCTGTAAGAGGGGATATTGCCGGTTTTATAAAGGACGTTGCCTGCTCTTTCACAGACCTGGCAGAGCGGAAACGGATCAACTTCTCCTACCAGAGCAGTTGCAGCCAGCTGTATACCAGTTTCGACCACGATAAGATAGAACGGATCCTGTTCAACCTCCTGTCCAATGCTTTCAAATTTACGCCCCAGGGAGGCACGGTAACTGTTGAAATGACTACAAGTGCCACCGGCGATACAACCTGGACGGAAATACGGGTTAAAGACACAGGGATCGGCATTCCGCCGGAGCGACATGAAAAGGTCTTCGAACAGTTCTTCCAGAGCGATATGCCAGGCGGCTTTGTAAACCGGGGCAGCGGTATCGGACTGGCCATTACGAAGGAATTCGTCAAACTCAGTAACGGCACCATTACTGTAGAAAGTGAGGTGAACAAGGGGAGCTGCTTTATTGTGAAACTGCCCTTTGAGCTATCCCGCGAACAGGCCCCGCAAGTAGAACCTGTTCTCGTCGCATCAGCGGTCCCCATATCCACACCTGAAGATGGGCTCCTCCCTGCCACTGCCGACCTGCATGAGACGGCAACCGGGAAACAGACCATCCTCCTCATAGAAGACAATGACGACTTCCGTTTCTACCTGAAAGAGAACCTGAAGGCCTATTTCAATATCATTGAGGCAGCCGATGGCGGCGCAGGATGGCAAAAGACCCTGTCCGGGCATCCGGACCTGGTGGTGAGCGATATCAATATGCCCGTTATGGACGGTGTTGAACTGTGCGGAAAGATCAAACACGACAACCGCACCCGCCACATCCCGGTAATACTGCTCACCGCCATGGCAGGCGAAGAAGAACAGCTGAAAGGACTGGAAACCGGCGCGGCAGATTATATGGTGAAACCTTTCAACTTCGAGATCATGCTGTCCAGGATCCGTAACCTCCTGGCAAGACAGACCCTCGTGAAACATGTTATCGGCGCCCCCGAAACAGCGGACGAAGAGCATGTTCCCTCCCCTAACGAGAAATTCCTGGAGAAAGTACTGGCGATTGTGGAAAAGAACCTCTCCAACGCCGGTTTCTCGGTAGAAGAACTCAGCCGGGAACTTTGTATGAACCGGGTATCTGTTTACCGGCGTATTTTCTCCCTCACGGGACAAACGCCGGTGGAGTTCATCCGCACCGTACGCCTCAAAAAAGCGGCCCAGTTGCTGTCAAAAACTGAAATGAACGTGACAGAGGTCGCCTATGAGGTCGGGTTTAACAATCCTAAATACTTCACCAAATACTTTAAAATGGCCTACAACATGCTGCCCTCCGCCTACGTTGCCTGCATGAGAAAATAG
- a CDS encoding RagB/SusD family nutrient uptake outer membrane protein, producing MKKRNYNKYLITFICLVALSACSKDFLNRPPEDAIVDVNFYKSSDQVLAGTAPLYNIVWFAYNDKASHGIGDGRAGVLMSGSYQVDNIRMQTTDVTPEVYSSWTAFFNVVAQSNMVINNLTKYTASSVPENVKQAGIAEGRFMRGLAYSYLVQNWGPVPIIVDNNVLLTDTSITRNTIESVWEFIIRDMRFAAQSLPAAPLQKGRLTKWAAEGMLAKAFLTRAGISGSRNQSDLDSAAWYANDVIVNSGAALMSNYEDLFMMKNNNNSESLFALQWKYDGDWGTQNSVQAFLAFGSEITGFGDGWGGDLGASLDQLQLYRIDDKRRKGTFMFPGDHYSYIHQSVDDPNNPGKKIIQELQVPWNFVGTERYNTRAWVKKYVVGRPEDNDGKVTQQHTEMNTYMLRLADVYLVYAEAVLGNSPSTSDAKALQYFNAVRTRAGVPAKTSITWDDIYVERRLELAMEGQAWYDIVRLHYYNPSKAIALLNNQNRGTYRIVANAATNATSWTITSDTPAFYPVTESNFQLPYPAAEMTAAPNLRKPPVPYKF from the coding sequence ATGAAAAAGAGAAACTATAATAAATACCTCATCACGTTTATATGCCTGGTTGCGCTGTCAGCCTGTAGTAAGGATTTCCTGAACAGGCCACCGGAAGATGCGATCGTTGACGTAAACTTCTATAAATCGTCCGACCAGGTGCTGGCTGGTACTGCGCCATTGTACAACATCGTATGGTTTGCCTACAATGACAAGGCATCTCATGGTATCGGAGACGGCAGGGCCGGAGTTCTCATGTCGGGGTCTTACCAGGTGGATAATATCAGGATGCAGACAACAGACGTAACGCCTGAAGTATACAGCTCCTGGACGGCTTTCTTTAATGTTGTTGCCCAGTCTAATATGGTGATCAACAACCTCACCAAATACACTGCTTCCAGCGTACCTGAAAATGTTAAACAGGCAGGTATTGCAGAAGGACGTTTCATGAGAGGACTGGCCTATTCCTACCTGGTACAGAACTGGGGACCTGTTCCCATCATCGTGGACAATAACGTACTGCTCACCGATACTTCCATCACGCGGAACACCATAGAATCTGTATGGGAGTTCATCATCCGCGACATGCGTTTTGCTGCGCAAAGTCTGCCTGCTGCACCACTTCAGAAAGGCCGTCTCACCAAATGGGCAGCAGAAGGCATGCTGGCGAAGGCATTCCTCACACGTGCCGGTATATCCGGTTCCCGCAATCAGTCAGACCTGGACAGTGCAGCATGGTACGCCAATGATGTGATCGTGAACAGTGGCGCTGCTTTAATGAGCAATTATGAAGACCTGTTCATGATGAAGAACAACAACAATTCTGAAAGCCTGTTCGCATTACAATGGAAATATGATGGCGACTGGGGTACGCAGAACAGTGTACAGGCCTTCCTCGCTTTCGGTTCTGAAATAACAGGTTTCGGAGACGGATGGGGCGGCGACCTGGGTGCATCGCTGGACCAGCTGCAGTTGTACAGGATTGACGACAAACGCCGTAAAGGTACATTTATGTTCCCCGGCGATCATTACTCCTACATTCATCAGTCAGTAGACGATCCTAACAATCCTGGTAAAAAGATCATACAGGAACTGCAGGTGCCATGGAATTTTGTGGGCACGGAAAGATACAATACCAGGGCCTGGGTGAAGAAGTATGTGGTAGGACGTCCTGAAGACAATGATGGCAAAGTAACACAACAGCATACCGAGATGAACACCTATATGCTTCGCCTGGCAGATGTATACCTGGTATATGCAGAAGCAGTACTGGGTAATTCACCATCTACCAGCGACGCCAAAGCGCTGCAGTATTTCAATGCAGTACGTACCAGGGCCGGTGTACCAGCAAAGACCAGCATCACCTGGGATGATATCTATGTGGAAAGAAGACTGGAACTGGCCATGGAAGGACAGGCATGGTATGATATCGTAAGACTGCATTATTATAATCCTTCAAAAGCGATCGCCCTGCTGAACAACCAGAACAGGGGCACATACAGGATCGTTGCCAATGCAGCTACCAATGCTACTTCCTGGACCATTACATCAGATACGCCTGCATTCTACCCCGTAACAGAAAGCAACTTCCAGTTGCCCTACCCTGCCGCGGAAATGACAGCAGCGCCAAACCTGAGAAAACCACCGGTGCCATACAAGTTTTAA